In a single window of the Oncorhynchus gorbuscha isolate QuinsamMale2020 ecotype Even-year unplaced genomic scaffold, OgorEven_v1.0 Un_scaffold_4273, whole genome shotgun sequence genome:
- the LOC124028488 gene encoding progesterone-induced-blocking factor 1-like, translated as MVQEETARNLGQCQMETEKHQKKLEVMTKELYRLQASSEKQITELQAQNAEQQARLQTYEKLEQELDDVTMQAAETDNEEEAERVLFSYGYGANVPTTAKRRLRQSVHLARRLLQLEKQNTLLRRDLERRNTHTGQISEELEAANRLLQQAQQPYSYLIDTVRQRDTQILSLRERITQLEEDTRSLRKEKTSLQQVKNNMASDLERLLNHRETACLQEGET; from the exons ATGGTACAAGAGGAGACCGCCAGGAACCTGGGACAGTGtcagatggagacagagaaacaccagAAGAAGCTGGAG GTCATGACCAAGGAGTTGTACAGGCTTCAGGCGTCCTCGGAGAAGCAGATAACGGAACTCCAGGCCCAGAATGCTGAGCAGCAGGCCAGACTACAGACCTACgagaaactggagcaggagctggACGACGTCACCATGCAGGCTGCTGAAA CTGATAATgaggaggaagcagagagagttCTGTTCTCCTACGGTTACGGTGCCAACGTTCCCACAACCGCCAAGAGACGACTCAGGCAGAG TGTCCATCTGGCCCGTAGACTGTTGCAGCTGGAGAAACAGAACACACTGCTGAGGAGAGATCTGGAgagacgcaacacacacacaggacagatctctgaggag ctgGAAGCAGCTAACCGTCTCCTACAGCAGGCCCAGCAGCCCTACAGTTACCTGATCGAcacggtgagacagagagacacacagatactgTCCCTCAGAGAACGTATCACACAGCTGGAGGAGGACACCAG ATCTCTGAGGAAAGAGAAGACGTCTCTCCAACAGGTGAAGAACAATATGGCCTCCGACCTGGAGCGACTGCTCAACCACCGAGag ACTGCATGTCTGCAGGAGGGAGAGACTtaa